One genomic region from Ptychodera flava strain L36383 chromosome 14, AS_Pfla_20210202, whole genome shotgun sequence encodes:
- the LOC139150107 gene encoding sodium-coupled monocarboxylate transporter 1-like — translation MSSSDYSLWPLDIVVFVAILLFVAAQGIYHGWKKQNSTEEYLTANRSMSGLPVAMSLLVSFMSAITLLGTPAEIYLYGLGYAAYLFCFLWVYPLVAYLYVPVFQPLPLTSAYEYFEWRFDNYTLRVIISGLFIFQTVFYMAVVMIGPALAFEAVNGIPLGLSVFITGCICVFYTTLGGMKAVIWTDVFLFMIILIDLILIIVFGTIEAGGLSHVWEFNKADGRLAESLFYFPFDITARVTFLGCAIGGGVNYAAIFLGQASVQRIISTKNMKQAKISVMLNLPFQWIFLPMTYLCGLVVYAYYNNFLTRVEAAVNATLPPDLTFPSNDHGEIEPRYEPNYESSDQILIYFVSDQFGHIRGFMGLFISCIFAGTLSTVSSSLNALIAVTLEDFVKPWRRWRSKRTKKPVYVNDRVDTIAGKVMTIVYGILAIFLAYVASYMDSLITMGNTIFGTSGGPILGCFLLGFFWKRTTGLAAVFGALIGFAMGCWVAVGAVLYSDRLDEVLRIYSMSFLWYGTFSCTITVVVAVLFSEIHRCVSKSEREKSKGIDAALLAGCLRPKDWKSKYVTDSKDDERKDSDDADNDEERHDKGSMSVFENFAYDDDYDDGANDGTDTYMNNRHRNNIRIEARNGEILIHPMGIEELFVNETTQTSYF, via the exons ATGTCATCTTCCGACTACTCACTGTGGCCGCTAGACATCGTTGTATTTGTTGCGATTTTACTCTTTGTTGCTGCTCAGGGGATCTATCATGGCTGGAAGAAGCAAAATTCTACGGAAGA ATACTTGACGGCCAATCGAAGCATGAGCGGACTCCCAGTCGCCATGTCCCTGCTGGTGTCATTCATGTCGGCCATCACATTGCTGGGGACACCGGCCGAGATCTACCTTTACGGATTGGGATATGCCGCATATCTGTTCTGTTTTCTCTGGGTCTATCCGCTGGTAGCATATCTCTATGTACCCGTCTTCCAACCCTTGCCGCTAACAAGTGCATATGAG TATTTCGAATGGAGGTTCGACAACTACACCCTACGGGTCATCATATCTGGGCTTTTCATATTCCAAACTGTGTTCTACATGGCCGTGGTGATGATTGGTCCGGCTCTGGCCTTCGAAGCAG TGAATGGAATTCCACTGGGCCTCAGCGTATTCATCACTGGTTGTATTTGTGTGTTCTACACGACACTT GGAGGCATGAAGGCAGTGATTTGGACCGACGTGTTTCTTTTTATGATCATCCTCATCGATCTAATCCTCATCATCGTATTCGGGACCATCGAAGCTGGTGGACTTTCCCACGTGTGGGAGTTCAATAAAGCAGACGGCAGGCTTGCAGAAAGCCTCTTCTA CTTTCCGTTTGACATAACTGCAAGAGTGACATTTCTTGGTTGTGCTATCGGTGGCGGTGTGAATTACGCCGCCATTTTCCTTGGCCAAGCCTCGGTCCAAAGAATTATCAGTACCAAGAATATGAAACAGGCGAAGAT ATCTGTTATGTTAAACTTACCATTTCAGTGGATTTTCCTACCGATGACGTATCTATGTGGTCTTGTTGTCTACGCCTATTACAATA ATTTCTTGACTCGAGTTGAAGCAGCCGTCAATGCCACGCTGCCGCCAG ACCTGACCTTTCCATCGAATGACCACGGCGAAATAGAGCCTCGTTATGAACCCAATTATGAATCGTCTGATCAG atattgatttattttgtcagCGATCAGTTTGGTCACATCAGAGGGTTCATGGGTCTGTTTATATCTTGCATATTTGCCGGAACATTGAG CACTGTGTCGTCCAGCTTGAACGCCCTCATCGCCGTAACTTTGGAAGACTTTGTGAAACCATGGAGACGATGGCGCTCAAAGCGCACCAAGAAACCAGTCTACGTTAATGACAGAGTCGACACCATAGCTGGAAAAGTAATGA CTATCGTCTACGGTATATTGGCTATTTTTCTGGCATATGTGGCCTCGTATATGGACTCTTTGATAACGATGGGAAATACTATCTTTGGAACATCCGGAGGTCCCATTCTCGGATGCTTTCTCCTAGGGTTCTTCTGGAAAAGAACAACTGGATT AGCTGCAGTGTTCGGCGCCCTCATAGGATTTGCAATGGGCTGCTGGGTAGCGGTGGGTGCAGTGTTATACAGTGATAGACTTGACGAAGTACTTCGGATATATTCG ATGTCATTTCTTTGGTACGGGACTTTCAGCTGTACTATTACTGTGGTGGTGGCTGTCTTGTTCAGTGAAATCCATCGATGTGTTTCTAAGTCAGAGCGGGAGAAATCAAAAGGGATCGACGCAGCTCTTCTCGCAGGATGTCTCAG GCCGAAAGATTGGAAGTCAAAATACGTGACCGATAGCAAAGACGACGAAAGAAAGGACAGCGACGATGCAGACAACGATGAAGAGCGCCACGATAAAGGGTCCATGAGCGTGTTTGAAAATTTTGCCTATGATGATGACTACGACGACGGGGCCAATGACGGCACGGACACATACATGAACAACAGGCATCGCAATAACATACGGATAGAAGCCAGGAATGGAGAAATTCTAATCCATCCCATGGGAATAGAAGAACTATTCGTAAACGAGACCACGCAAACCTCCTACTTTTGA
- the LOC139150105 gene encoding sodium-coupled monocarboxylate transporter 1-like isoform X1, giving the protein MSSSDYSLWPLDIVVFVAILLFVAAQGIYHGWKKQRSTEEYLTANRSMSGLPVAMSLLVSFTSAVALLGTPAEIYIYGLGYAAYLFCFLWVYPLVAYLYVPVFQPLRLTSAYEYFEWRFDNYTLRVLISGLFIFQTVFYMAIAMIGPALAFEAVYGISLGISIFINGCICVFYTAVGGIKAVIWTDVFLFMIILIDLILIIVFGTIEAGGMSHVWEFNKADGRLAESLFYFPFDLTERVTFLGCTIGGGVNFAAIFLGQASVQRIISTKNMKQAKISVMLNLPFQWIFLPMTALCGLVIYAYYNNFLTRAEAAVNATLPPVLTFPLNDHGGVEPRYEPNYESSDQILIYFVSDQFGHIRGFMGLFMSCIFAGTLSTVSSSLNALIAVTLEDFVKPWRRWRSKRTKKPVYVNDRVDTIAGKLMTVAYGMLAIALSYLASYMESLITMGNTIFGTSGGPILGTFLLGFFWKRTTGLAAVLGALIGFAMGCWVAVGAVLYSDRLDEVLAIYSMSFLWYGTFSCVVTVVVAVLFSEIHRCVSKSEREKSKEVDAALLAGCLRPKDWKSKYVTDSKDDERKDSDDADDNEKRHDKGYLSVSEKFACDDDDGGTDIAGVENTDTCMNNRHLNNIRIDATNGDIIIHHKEIEEQILNETTQTSHF; this is encoded by the exons ATGTCATCGTCCGACTACTCACTGTGGCCGCTAGATATCGTCGTATTTGTTGCGATTTTACTCTTTGTTGCCGCTCAGGGGATATATCATGGTTGGAAGAAGCAAAGGTCTACGGAAGA GTACTTGACGGCCAATCGAAGCATGAGCGGACTCCCAGTCGCCATGTCCCTGCTGGTGTCATTTACGTCGGCCGTAGCGTTGCTAGGGACACCTGCCGAGATTTACATCTACGGATTGGGATATGCTGCATATCTGTTCTGCTTTCTCTGGGTCTATCCACTGGTAGCGTATCTCTATGTACCTGTCTTCCAACCTCTGCGCCTTACAAGTGCATATGAG TACTTCGAATGGAGGTTCGACAACTACACCCTACGGGTCCTCATATCTGggctttttatatttcaaactgTGTTCTACATGGCCATTGCGATGATTGGTCCGGCTCTGGCCTTCGAAGCAG TGTATGGAATTTCCCTTGGCATTAGCATATTCATCAACGGATGTATTTGTGTGTTCTACACGGCAGTT GGAGGTATAAAGGCAGTGATTTGGACAGACGTGTTTCTTTTTATGATCATCCTCATCGATCTAATCCTCATCATCGTATTCGGGACCATCGAAGCTGGTGGAATGTCCCACGTGTGGGAGTTCAATAAAGCAGACGGCAGGCTTGCAGAAAGCCTCTTCTA CTTTCCGTTTGACTTGACTGAAAGAGTGACATTTCTTGGTTGTACTATCGGTGGTGGTGTGAACTTCGCCGCCATTTTCCTTGGCCAAGCCTCGGTCCAAAGAATTATCAGTACCAAGAATATGAAACAGGCGAAGAT ATCTGTTATGTTAAACTTACCATTTCAGTGGATTTTCCTACCGATGACAGCTCTATGTGGTCTTGTTATCTACGCCTATTACAATA ATTTCTTGACTCGAGCTGAAGCAGCCGTCAATGCTACGCTGCCGCCAG TCCTGACCTTTCCATTGAATGACCACGGTGGAGTAGAGCCTCGTTATGAACCCAATTACGAATCGTCTGATCAG atattgatttattttgtcagCGATCAGTTTGGTCACATCAGAGGGTTCATGGGGCTGTTTATGTCTTGCATTTTTGCCGGAACATTAAG CACTGTGTCGTCTAGCTTGAACGCCCTCATCGCCGTTACTTTGGAAGACTTCGTGAAACCATGGAGACGATGGCGCTCAAAGCGCACCAAGAAACCAGTCTACGTTAATGACAGAGTCGACACCATAGCTGGAAAACTAATGA CTGTCGCTTACGGTATGTTGGCGATTGCTCTGTCGTACCTGGCCTCGTACATGGAATCTTTGATAACGATGGgaaataccatttttggaacATCCGGAGGTCCTATCCTTGGAACCTTTCTCTTAGGGTTCTTCTGGAAAAGAACAACGGGATT AGCTGCAGTGTTGGGCGCCCTCATAGGATTTGCAATGGGCTGCTGGGTAGCGGTGGGTGCAGTGCTATACAGTGATAGACTTGACGAAGTACTTGCGATATATTCG ATGTCGTTTCTCTGGTACGGGACTTTCAGCTGTGTTGTTACTGTGGTAGTGGCTGTCTTGTTCAGTGAAATCCATCGATGTGTTTCTAAGTCAGAGCGGGAAAAATCAAAAGAGGTCGATGCAGCTCTTCTCGCAGGATGTCTGAG GCCGAAAGATTGGAAGTCAAAATACGTGACCGATAGCAAGGACGACGAAAGGAAGGATAGCGACGATGCAGACGACAATGAAAAGCGCCACGATAAAGGGTACCTGAGCGTGTCTGAAAAATTTGCCTGTGACGATGACGATGGCGGCACGGACATCGCTGGTGTTGAAAATACGGACACATGCATGAACAACAGGCATCTTAATAACATACGGATAGATGCCACGAATGGAGACATTATAATCCACCACAAGGAAATAGAAGAACAAATCCTAAACGAGACTACGCAAACCTCCCACTTTTGA
- the LOC139150105 gene encoding sodium-dependent multivitamin transporter-like isoform X3, producing MAIAMIGPALAFEAVYGISLGISIFINGCICVFYTAVGGIKAVIWTDVFLFMIILIDLILIIVFGTIEAGGMSHVWEFNKADGRLAESLFYFPFDLTERVTFLGCTIGGGVNFAAIFLGQASVQRIISTKNMKQAKISVMLNLPFQWIFLPMTALCGLVIYAYYNNFLTRAEAAVNATLPPVLTFPLNDHGGVEPRYEPNYESSDQILIYFVSDQFGHIRGFMGLFMSCIFAGTLSTVSSSLNALIAVTLEDFVKPWRRWRSKRTKKPVYVNDRVDTIAGKLMTVAYGMLAIALSYLASYMESLITMGNTIFGTSGGPILGTFLLGFFWKRTTGLAAVLGALIGFAMGCWVAVGAVLYSDRLDEVLAIYSMSFLWYGTFSCVVTVVVAVLFSEIHRCVSKSEREKSKEVDAALLAGCLRPKDWKSKYVTDSKDDERKDSDDADDNEKRHDKGYLSVSEKFACDDDDGGTDIAGVENTDTCMNNRHLNNIRIDATNGDIIIHHKEIEEQILNETTQTSHF from the exons ATGGCCATTGCGATGATTGGTCCGGCTCTGGCCTTCGAAGCAG TGTATGGAATTTCCCTTGGCATTAGCATATTCATCAACGGATGTATTTGTGTGTTCTACACGGCAGTT GGAGGTATAAAGGCAGTGATTTGGACAGACGTGTTTCTTTTTATGATCATCCTCATCGATCTAATCCTCATCATCGTATTCGGGACCATCGAAGCTGGTGGAATGTCCCACGTGTGGGAGTTCAATAAAGCAGACGGCAGGCTTGCAGAAAGCCTCTTCTA CTTTCCGTTTGACTTGACTGAAAGAGTGACATTTCTTGGTTGTACTATCGGTGGTGGTGTGAACTTCGCCGCCATTTTCCTTGGCCAAGCCTCGGTCCAAAGAATTATCAGTACCAAGAATATGAAACAGGCGAAGAT ATCTGTTATGTTAAACTTACCATTTCAGTGGATTTTCCTACCGATGACAGCTCTATGTGGTCTTGTTATCTACGCCTATTACAATA ATTTCTTGACTCGAGCTGAAGCAGCCGTCAATGCTACGCTGCCGCCAG TCCTGACCTTTCCATTGAATGACCACGGTGGAGTAGAGCCTCGTTATGAACCCAATTACGAATCGTCTGATCAG atattgatttattttgtcagCGATCAGTTTGGTCACATCAGAGGGTTCATGGGGCTGTTTATGTCTTGCATTTTTGCCGGAACATTAAG CACTGTGTCGTCTAGCTTGAACGCCCTCATCGCCGTTACTTTGGAAGACTTCGTGAAACCATGGAGACGATGGCGCTCAAAGCGCACCAAGAAACCAGTCTACGTTAATGACAGAGTCGACACCATAGCTGGAAAACTAATGA CTGTCGCTTACGGTATGTTGGCGATTGCTCTGTCGTACCTGGCCTCGTACATGGAATCTTTGATAACGATGGgaaataccatttttggaacATCCGGAGGTCCTATCCTTGGAACCTTTCTCTTAGGGTTCTTCTGGAAAAGAACAACGGGATT AGCTGCAGTGTTGGGCGCCCTCATAGGATTTGCAATGGGCTGCTGGGTAGCGGTGGGTGCAGTGCTATACAGTGATAGACTTGACGAAGTACTTGCGATATATTCG ATGTCGTTTCTCTGGTACGGGACTTTCAGCTGTGTTGTTACTGTGGTAGTGGCTGTCTTGTTCAGTGAAATCCATCGATGTGTTTCTAAGTCAGAGCGGGAAAAATCAAAAGAGGTCGATGCAGCTCTTCTCGCAGGATGTCTGAG GCCGAAAGATTGGAAGTCAAAATACGTGACCGATAGCAAGGACGACGAAAGGAAGGATAGCGACGATGCAGACGACAATGAAAAGCGCCACGATAAAGGGTACCTGAGCGTGTCTGAAAAATTTGCCTGTGACGATGACGATGGCGGCACGGACATCGCTGGTGTTGAAAATACGGACACATGCATGAACAACAGGCATCTTAATAACATACGGATAGATGCCACGAATGGAGACATTATAATCCACCACAAGGAAATAGAAGAACAAATCCTAAACGAGACTACGCAAACCTCCCACTTTTGA